The following is a genomic window from Myxosarcina sp. GI1.
TTTGGGGATTATTGTGTATTTACCAATGTTCCGCCCCTCGTGAGTGGCAACCCAGAGAAATCCAGTTCGTCCAAAAAATTGCCACTCAACTAAGCGTTGGAGTTTATCAAGCCCGACTACTGGAACGAGAACAACAACAGCGCATTTTATTAAACCAACAGAATTTACAGCTACAAGAAGCTACAAAAGCAGCAGAAAAAGCCAATCAAGCAAAAAGCATTTTCTTAGCTAATATGAGTCACGAACTGCGGACTCCCCTCAACGCTATTTTAGGCTTTACCCAGGTATTGCAGCGCGATTCTTCTCTAGAAACCAAACATCAGCAATTTTTGGATACGATCGATAAAAGCGGCAAACATCTATTGCACTTAATTAACGATATTCTCGAAATGTCAAAGATTGAGGCGGGGCAAACAACTTTTAATCGAGTCAGCTTCGATCTTTATCTTTTGGTGAATAATTTAGAAGAAATGTTTTACCTCAAGGCACAATCGAAAGCTTTACAGTTATCGATGAAAATAGCTTCTGATGTTCCTCAGTACATTACAACTGACGAAGGAAAGCTCAACCAGGTATTAATTAACCTTCTGAATAATGCCATCAAATTTACCGAAGAGGGGGATGTTACTTTAAGAATCAAAAGAGCCACTAATCTAAATTTTGACAACTCGATCGAGTTGATATTTGAAGTTGAGGATACTGGTATAGGCATTAGCTCAGAAGATATCGAGCAAATATTTACTGCATTTGGACAGACGGCGGCAGGTCGTCAGTCGGTAGAAGGATCTGGACTGGGATTAGCAATTAGTCAAAAGTTTGTGCGGTTAATAGGAGGGAAAATTGAGTTAGAAAGCCAGATCGGTAGAGGAAGTATATTTTCTTTTAAAATTCCTGTCGAGATCGCTCAAACAAATAAAATCAATTCTTCTCCTTCCCAGTACAAAGTTATTGGCTTAGAACCCGGTCAACCCCAATATCGGATTTTAGCCGTAGACGATCGCCATGAGAGTCGCCAAGTTTTGGTTCATTTGTTAACCCCACTGGGTTTTGTGGTTAGAGAAGCTTCTAATGGTAAAGAAGCGGTGGAAATGTGGTCTAGTTGGCAACCACATCTCATCTGGATGGATATGAAAATGCCCGTAATGAATGGTTATGAAGCTACTAAAAGGATTGTAGCTCAAATGAAAGAACCAAAAACTATCATTATTGCTTTAACTGCTAGCGTTTTTGAAGAAGAAAGAGCGACTATCATATCTTCTGGTTGCGATGATTTCGTACGTAAACCCTTACACGCTCACGATTTATTAGCAAAAATAAGCCAGCATTTAGGAGTGCGCTATATTTACGAAACACCAGCTTCTTCTCTGACTAATAAAAAAACACTTCAGAAAAAAAACAATCCAGAACGACAAACTTTAGAACAGTTAGAACGATTATCTACCGAATTATTAACTCAACTAAATGAAGCAGCAGAAATCGCTGACAATCTTTCTTTAAGCAGTCTCATCGAACAAATTCCTCCAGAAATTAACGATTTAGCCACGTCTCTTAAAAATTGGCTGAGTCAATATCGAGTTGATAAAATCACCGATTTAACCCAACAAGCTTTAAATAAAAAAATGTGAATTTTAAATTTAGATGTTAGCTTCAGCTTATTTTTGGGGAAATTTATAAATATAAATCTTTAGGCTTTTAATTACAGGATTTTGAATATTAAAGACAAACATATTAATTGTTAATAATACTCCCAAAAATCTGAAGCTGCTTTCAATTATGCTAAAAGAACGTGGATTTAATATACGCTGCACGATTAACGGTTCTGTTCGATAATTGCTGTAGCATGACTTACATAGCCCATACTAAAAAGTTTTCTAGTTCTTGGTAAGATAATGGTTGAGACATGATAAAACCTTGTCCATATTTACATTTTATCGATTTTAAATATTCTAACTGTTGTGATGTCTCTATTTTTTTTGCAGTAACAGTTATATTCTTTTCACGAGCTATATAAACAAGATATTCGATTATAGTTTTATTGGCAGCCTTACTTTGTTTTGCTATTTTACTATGAGCGGAAATATTCTTGAGTAAAGTAAGATCTATTTTTACGCGATCGATTGAAAAACGAGTTAGATAGCTCGGACAAGTATCTTCAATGCCAAAATTGTCTATACAAAGCTTTATACCTTGTTTTTTAAGTTCTTTAACTACTTCAGAGTTAAATTCAGAATTATTAACAACTGCTGATTCTAGAACTTCAATACTAAGATTTTGACTGGGAAATTCTGTTTGCTCGATAATTCGGTTTATTTTTTTAATTAAATCGAGTTGGGAAAATTGCTTTGTAGATACATTAATACAAAGATTAAGATCGTTTAGTTTTTCATCTTCTTGCAGCAAAGCTGATATTTGTTGACAAGCTGTTTTTATGACTAAATCGTCTAAAGCAAAAATCAAATTTGTTTCTTCGGCAATTTCTAGAAAATCTGCTGGCAGAGCCAACCTATTATCGAAACGGTTCCAACGTAATAAGGCTTCTATTCCCACAATTTTTTTGGTGACCAGGTCAATAATTGGCTGATAGTAAACTACAAATTTGTTTTCTTTTATAGCTCTTTCTATGTCTAGTTTTTGACTGGAAGCAACAACCTGAGAACCACTAGAATGTTGAAGATAATTATCGTCAAAAACTTGATAATTACTGTCGTTTTCTTTTGCCTGTTTCATGGCAATTTCAACATCACGCAACAGGTCATTTGCATTTTGATAATTTTGCCCGCTCTTTACAATGCCTATACTAGAATTAACTAAGATCTCACCTCGTTCTTGAAAAAAGGGCATAGCCAACTTCTGTAGAATTTTTTGAGCGATATCGGTAGCAACTCGAACATCTTCAACATTTTCTAGTAAAATTCCAAATTCGTCTCCCTCTATGCGACTAATTAAAGCATTATTGGTAGATAAACACGATGTCAGTCGATTACCAATGGCGATTAGTAATTCCTTTTTTTGAAACCGATTTAATTTAGGTTCAATTTCTTGAAAGTGATTAAAATCAAGCAAAAAAACGACGAAATCAGTATTATTATTAGTTTGCATCGAGCTTAATGCCAGCTTCAAACGTCCAATAAAAGAATTTTGATTTGCCAGACCAGTTAACGCATCTGTTAGTGCCTGCTGTAATAATCGATCTTGTGCTTTACGCCGCTGCTCTATTTCTTGTTTGAGTTGTTGATTGACTGTTTCTAGTTCGCAGGTGCGCTGTTTTACTTTTGCTTCTAATTCTCGATTTGCTTCTAAAACCTGCTGCATCAGCGATTGAAGCTTTAGTTGATGCTCTACCCGAATTAATACTTCTTCTACTTCAAAAGGTTTGGTAATGTAGTCAACACCTCCAACTCTAAAAGCTTTTTGTTTGTCAAACGTTTCGTTTAAAGCACTCAAGAAAATCACGGGAATATCGCAAGTTGTTTCGGAAGCCTTAAGCTGCTGGCAAACTTCATAACCATCCATTTCAGGCATTCTAATATCTAGCAAAATTAAATTTGCCCAACCCTTTTTGGCTACTTTTAATGCGGTAGAGCCATTGACTACGCAGCGAATATTGTATCCTTCCTGCGTAAGTACCGTAGACAGTAAATCTAAATTTTTAGGCGTATCATCTACGGCGAGAATATTTACTTGAGTAATGCGATTGAGAGTATTCAAATGTAAAATCAAATAAGACTACATTTGCTATATTTCCCACAAAAATTAGTTAAGTTAGCATATTAAATAACTATAAAGTAGCGGCAAACGGTCGTAAACTTAACCTATCCCATTTCTCAAGCATGTTTGCTAACAAAAAAATTAAATCTCTTTTATTTATTTGCAGGGGTTAAAAATAACTCTTTTTCAGCTTGTCTTCTTCTAGACAAACCAGAAAGCTGCACTAGACTACCGCCAACATTAGCTTTATCCCAACGCAAAAATTCATTTGCCGCACCGTGATAATCACCTCCGTTGAGCTTTTCGATTAGAGTGCTTTGGTGAATAAATCCCTCGCCTACGTTGAAAACAATCGAACTAAGTGCGCCCAGCTGATTTTCATTGAGTTCGACTGTTACCGCCTCATCTAGCTGTTTTTGAATTACCTTTAGTTGCTGGCTTAAAGCTTGTTCCGCTGACTCTACAGAAATACTATCGCCCATAGCTACTGGTTTACCATTAATTTTAGATAGACCATAGCCGATTACAGGAGTACCATCGGTATCATAATAGGCGCGATCGCGAAATCCTTCAAATTCGCGAATCAATTCTAAAGTTTTTGCCGATATTTGAGTTGCTGGCTGGGGATTAGTGTTAGCCGTTCTGCTGTTAATAGCTACTTTTTTAGTTTCTACGGGTGTCGGAGCTTCAAAGTTTATTGGCGGAAGCTCATCGGTAATTGTTGCCAAATTTGTAGAAATAGTGCTGTCTATGTTTACGATATCTTTTCTTTCTAACTGTCTTTGAGGCTCTGTTGTCAATTTGTTTGCCGCACTGGCAAGACTTACTAAACCAAAAGTGCAGACACTCGAACAAGCGATCGTCGTAGTTATGTATCTTTTCAAAATCTCCTCTCAACACTATCTCTCATTTCCAACTGATATTTTTAATCGATTTTGGAAAATAAATCAACCTGGAGAAAGATTTTTTTTTAGACTATTATGTTAGATTGTCAAAAAAATTAGAGAGTCGTTTCTTAACAAACTCCCTAATTTAGCGATTGAATTTAAATTAAATTTCCTAGAATTCAAGCTTTTGGGGTTCTGTCCGTGTTGCGATCCCAAAAGCTTTATTCTAGGCGTTCACTCCTCAGCCATGCTGAAAGCGGATGCGATCGCCCGCTTGCCAAACACGTTTTAGCGTTTTATACTCTGTATTTTGGCTTATTAACTGGTAAAAAATAGGCGATGGCATAACAGTTTAACGATTGTCACTGCTAACTGCGATCGAATTCCAATTAGCTGCTAACTTTAGCAATTGCCCGTTCTAAAATTGCTGCCGCTTCGTCTATTTCAGCTTCCGAAACTATTAAAGGCGGTACGAAACGCAAAACCTGAGTTCCCGCAGGTGCTAGTAATAAACCTTCATCCATCGCTGCCTTGACTAAATCGATGGACTTAATGTCGAGATCGGATCGCAATACCAGACCGTTAATCAAACCCCATCCTCTAACTTCGGTAAATAGATTGGAATATTCGCTAGCGATCGCTCTTAACTTGACTCTTAGCTGTTCGCCTCTGGCTTCAACGTTGTGTAAAATATTTTCTGATTCTAGAGTTTTTAAAACTGCCAGAGAAGCACCGCAGGCAAAAGGATTACCGCCAAAAGTGCTGGCGTGATTTCCAGGCTCGAATACGGCACAAGATTCTTTGCACAACATCGCGCCGATGGGAATACCACCAGCCAAACCCTTAGCACTGGTAAAGATATCGGGTTCGACTCCCAAATTTTCGTGTCCCCAAAGTTTGCCCGTTCTGCCTACGCCAGTCTGTACTTCATCGAATACCAGCAAAATATTGTTCTCGTCGCAGATTTTCCGCAAGCGCAAGAAATAATCTAAATCGCCAGGGCGGACTCCTCCTTCTCCCTGTAAGGGTTCGAGCATAATTGCCGCTACCCGACGATAAGTCCCTTCATCGAGATCGGCGATTGCATCTTCAATAGCGGTAATATCGTTATAGGGTACATAGGCAAAACCATCTACTAGCGGTTCAAAACCTTTATGATATTTAGGCTGTCCCGTAGCTGTCATCGTTGCCATAGTTCTGCCGTGAAAACTGGATTTGGCGGTAATGATAATTGGCTGTTCGACGAAATCTAAAACCGTATGAGCGTATTTTCGTACTAGTTTGATTGCCGCTTCGTTAGCTTCGGCACCAGAGTTGCAGAAAAATACGCGATCGGCACAAGAACGTTCTACGAGCCATTCTGCTAATTCTCCCTGTTCGGGAATGTAGTATAAATTAGAAACGTGATGGAGCTTTTGAATTTGTTGGCTTACTGCTTCGATCGAGGCGGGGTGAGCGTGACCGAGAGTACAGGTGGCAATTCCCGCCACAAAATCGAGATATTCTTTCCCCTCTGTATCCCAAAGACGACATCCTTTTCCTTTTTCAATCGCGATGGGAAAACGGGCGTAGGTATTCATCACGTAGCGATCGAAGCGATCGCTGCTAAAATCGGCAGAACTATTAATAGAGTCAATAGAGGTTTCTAATAGTGTAGATTGTGTCACAAATTACTCCTAAGAAAAGTTAGTATCTATGGAAAATCCTAATTAAAATTACGATTACCGTCTGGAAATATTTAAGTTTAAACCAAATTTAATTCTAATTTAGTTAATTTATTACCAAAGTATTGTTGGTGAACAGTMCCCTGCCGTAAAACGGCAGGGCTTGCGTTCACTTCGTAATAACTAAAAATTTTGAATGTATAACTATACTTTCATCGAAAAATATGGGCGTTTGCGCCAACAATTAGTTGCAGGAGGTGTCGCTCTAGCAGGAATCGTGCTAATTGGTACTCTCTGGTATTGGTTGGTAGAAAAGTGGTCTTTTTCCGAATCGGCATATAT
Proteins encoded in this region:
- a CDS encoding ATP-binding protein; protein product: WGLLCIYQCSAPREWQPREIQFVQKIATQLSVGVYQARLLEREQQQRILLNQQNLQLQEATKAAEKANQAKSIFLANMSHELRTPLNAILGFTQVLQRDSSLETKHQQFLDTIDKSGKHLLHLINDILEMSKIEAGQTTFNRVSFDLYLLVNNLEEMFYLKAQSKALQLSMKIASDVPQYITTDEGKLNQVLINLLNNAIKFTEEGDVTLRIKRATNLNFDNSIELIFEVEDTGIGISSEDIEQIFTAFGQTAAGRQSVEGSGLGLAISQKFVRLIGGKIELESQIGRGSIFSFKIPVEIAQTNKINSSPSQYKVIGLEPGQPQYRILAVDDRHESRQVLVHLLTPLGFVVREASNGKEAVEMWSSWQPHLIWMDMKMPVMNGYEATKRIVAQMKEPKTIIIALTASVFEEERATIISSGCDDFVRKPLHAHDLLAKISQHLGVRYIYETPASSLTNKKTLQKKNNPERQTLEQLERLSTELLTQLNEAAEIADNLSLSSLIEQIPPEINDLATSLKNWLSQYRVDKITDLTQQALNKKM
- a CDS encoding lysozyme — protein: MKRYITTTIACSSVCTFGLVSLASAANKLTTEPQRQLERKDIVNIDSTISTNLATITDELPPINFEAPTPVETKKVAINSRTANTNPQPATQISAKTLELIREFEGFRDRAYYDTDGTPVIGYGLSKINGKPVAMGDSISVESAEQALSQQLKVIQKQLDEAVTVELNENQLGALSSIVFNVGEGFIHQSTLIEKLNGGDYHGAANEFLRWDKANVGGSLVQLSGLSRRRQAEKELFLTPANK
- a CDS encoding aspartate aminotransferase family protein; this encodes MTQSTLLETSIDSINSSADFSSDRFDRYVMNTYARFPIAIEKGKGCRLWDTEGKEYLDFVAGIATCTLGHAHPASIEAVSQQIQKLHHVSNLYYIPEQGELAEWLVERSCADRVFFCNSGAEANEAAIKLVRKYAHTVLDFVEQPIIITAKSSFHGRTMATMTATGQPKYHKGFEPLVDGFAYVPYNDITAIEDAIADLDEGTYRRVAAIMLEPLQGEGGVRPGDLDYFLRLRKICDENNILLVFDEVQTGVGRTGKLWGHENLGVEPDIFTSAKGLAGGIPIGAMLCKESCAVFEPGNHASTFGGNPFACGASLAVLKTLESENILHNVEARGEQLRVKLRAIASEYSNLFTEVRGWGLINGLVLRSDLDIKSIDLVKAAMDEGLLLAPAGTQVLRFVPPLIVSEAEIDEAAAILERAIAKVSS
- a CDS encoding EAL domain-containing protein yields the protein MILHLNTLNRITQVNILAVDDTPKNLDLLSTVLTQEGYNIRCVVNGSTALKVAKKGWANLILLDIRMPEMDGYEVCQQLKASETTCDIPVIFLSALNETFDKQKAFRVGGVDYITKPFEVEEVLIRVEHQLKLQSLMQQVLEANRELEAKVKQRTCELETVNQQLKQEIEQRRKAQDRLLQQALTDALTGLANQNSFIGRLKLALSSMQTNNNTDFVVFLLDFNHFQEIEPKLNRFQKKELLIAIGNRLTSCLSTNNALISRIEGDEFGILLENVEDVRVATDIAQKILQKLAMPFFQERGEILVNSSIGIVKSGQNYQNANDLLRDVEIAMKQAKENDSNYQVFDDNYLQHSSGSQVVASSQKLDIERAIKENKFVVYYQPIIDLVTKKIVGIEALLRWNRFDNRLALPADFLEIAEETNLIFALDDLVIKTACQQISALLQEDEKLNDLNLCINVSTKQFSQLDLIKKINRIIEQTEFPSQNLSIEVLESAVVNNSEFNSEVVKELKKQGIKLCIDNFGIEDTCPSYLTRFSIDRVKIDLTLLKNISAHSKIAKQSKAANKTIIEYLVYIAREKNITVTAKKIETSQQLEYLKSIKCKYGQGFIMSQPLSYQELENFLVWAM